From Mya arenaria isolate MELC-2E11 chromosome 12, ASM2691426v1, the proteins below share one genomic window:
- the LOC128210816 gene encoding scavenger receptor cysteine-rich domain superfamily protein-like: MDVGALALQCYSCQGTNDTSQCQTTTTCNSSETCFTNKSSRASGNMVTMGCASLQVCSSSVHHGGGALVGRAVLGDCHECCSRNLCNKALCNHLDPSVCVDDEATDCARLQSLFDICNGDAEKAASICPKFCNLCTYTNGQWSEWSSWSSCSITCGEMTLTRSRSCTNPAPSPRGKPCVGSPADHKQCVLEKCPVHGGWSGWVGWGTCSATCGVGIQHRERSCTNPAPSRFGDHCFGDSTDDRVCVIRPCHNGGWSSWQAWSSCPVSCGGGLKKRTRQCNNPAPSYFGHDCVGDAIDTMICNNTPCNTVDGHWSIWDDWSQCTVPCGGGYKQRHRSCNNPSPSQLGQVCIGSDIITVPCNANECGKDGAVRLSGSGSGRVEIYLNRTWGTICDDSFDNEDAQVICFMLGYSRSGAVAKGNAYFGQGLSSMPILLDDLGCSGSENNVLSCSHRLKGHADCGHGEDAGVICPTNGAVTLSGSSSNKYQGRVEIYMNDTWGTVCDNSFDNEDALVVCRMLGISSPGAVAKRSAHFGQGSSSMPILLDEIGCSGSESSVLSCSHRPLGQNTCGHGEDAGVICTTGTNSSSLQGRVEIYLNNKWGTICDDSFDNEDAQVVCRMLGLPSSGAVAKGNAYFGQGLSSMPILLDDLGCSGSESSVLSCSHRPIGHADCGHGEDAGVICPTNGAVTLSGTNSNKYQGRVEIYLNDTWGTICDNSFDNEDALVVCRMLGISSPVAVAKRSAHFGQGSSGMPILLDDIGCSGSESSVLSCGHRPLGQNTCGHGEDAGVICTTVRLSGTNSSSVQGRVEIFLNNEWGTICDDSFDNEDAQVICRMLGLPSSGAVAIGNAYFGQGLSNMPILLDDLGCSGSESSVLSCSHRPIGHADCGHGEDAGVICPH; this comes from the exons GCAATAAAGCACTTTGCAACCACCTAGACC CATCTGTGTGTGTGGATGACGAAGCTACCGACTGCGCCAGACTTCAGTCACTGTTTGATATATGCAATGGGGATGCGGAGAAGGCTGCGAGCATATGTCCTAAGTTCTGCAATTTATGCACCTACA CAAATGGACAGTGGTCGGAATGGTCCTCCTGGTCATCTTGTTCCATCACATGTGGAGAAATGACACTAACACGGTCAAGATCTTGCACAAACCCTGCTCCCTCCCCAAGAGGCAAACCTTGCGTAGGCTCCCCAGCGGACCACAAACAATGTGTTCTGGAAAAATGCCCTG TTCATGGCGGTTGGAGTGGTTGGGTCGGATGGGGTACTTGTTCAGCAACCTGTGGAGTTGGAATTCAGCATAGAGAAAGAAGCTGCACGAATCCGGCTCCGTCTAGATTCGGCGACCATTGCTTTGGGGACTCAACAGATGATCGCGTCTGTGTAATACGACCTTGCCACA ACGGGGGTTGGTCTTCGTGGCAAGCCTGGAGTTCTTGCCCAGTTTCATGCGGCGGAGGTTTGAAG AAACGAACACGCCAATGCAACAATCCAGCGCCTTCCTACTTTGGTCATGATTGTGTAGGGGATGCTATCGACACAATGATATGTAACAACACTCCCTGCAACACTGTTG ACGGGCACTGGTCTATATGGGATGATTGGAGTCAATGCACCGTTCCATGTGGCGGAGGATACAAACAGAGGCACCGCTCCTGCAACAACCCCAGCCCCTCTCAATTAGGACAAGTGTGCATAGGAAGTGATATTATCACAGTACCATGCAATGCCAATGAATGTGGCAAAG ACGGTGCAGTGAGACTATCGGGATCAGGGTCCGGCCGCGTTGAAATCTATCTGAATCGCACTTGgggtacaatttgtgacgacTCTTTCGACAACGAGGATGCTCAGGTCATTTGCTTTATGCTTGGCTATTCCAG GTCGGGTGCTGTAGCAAAAGGCAATGCatattttggccaaggattgtcGAGTATGCCAATTTTGCTTGACGACCTCGGCTGCTCGGGGTCTGAAAACAATGTGCTGAGTTGCAGTCACCGTCTTAAAGGGCATGCCGACTGTGGACATGGTGAAGACGCGGGCGTTATTTGTCCCACAA acgGTGCAGTGACCTTATCGGGATCAAGTTCCAACAAATATCAGGGCCGcgttgaaatatatatgaatgacaCGTGGGGTACAGTTTGTGACAATTCTTTCGACAACGAGGATGCTCTGGTCGTTTGTCGAATGCTTGGAATTTCAAG TCCGGGAGCAGTAGCAAAGAGAAGTGCACATTTTGGGCAAGGGTCCTCGAGTATGCCAATTTTGCTTGACGAAATCGGCTGCTCTGGATCTGAAAGCAGTGTGTTGAGTTGCAGTCATCGTCCTTTAGGGCAAAACACCTGTGGGCATGGTGAAGATGCGGGTGTTATTTGTACTACAG GAACAAACTCCAGCAGCCTTCAAGGCCGCGTTGAAATCTATTTGAATAACAAATGGGGAACAATTTGTGACGATTCGTTTGACAACGAGGATGCTCAGGTTGTTTGTCGTATGCTTGGCCTACCAAG TTCGGGAGCTGTAGCAAAAGGCAATGCatattttggccaaggattatCGAGTATGCCTATTTTGCTTGACGACCTCGGCTGCTCGGGATCTGAAAGCAGCGTGCTCAGTTGCAGTCACCGACCTATAGGGCATGCAGACTGTGGACATGGTGAAGACGCGGGCGTTATTTGTCCCACAA acGGTGCAGTGACCTTATCAGGAACAAATTCCAACAAATATCAAGGCCGCGTTGAAATATATCTGAATGACACGTGGGGTACAATTTGTGACAATTCTTTCGATAACGAGGACGCTCTGGTCGTTTGTCGAATGCTTGGAATTTCAAG TCCGGTAGCAGTAGCAAAGAGAAGTGCACATTTTGGGCAAGGATCCTCGGGTATGCCAATTTTGCTTGACGACATCGGTTGCTCTGGATCTGAAAGCAGTGTGTTGAGTTGCGGTCATCGTCCTTTAGGGCAAAACACCTGTGGGCATGGTGAAGATGCGGGCGTTATTTGTACTACAG TGCGGCTCTCAGGAACAAACTCCAGCAGCGTTCAAGGCCGCGTTGAAATCTTTTTAAATAACGAATGgggtacaatttgtgacgatTCGTTTGACAACGAGGACGCTCAGGTCATTTGTCGCATGCTTGGCCTACCAAG TTCGGGAGCTGTAGCAATAGGCAATGCatattttggccaaggattgtcGAATATGCCTATTTTGCTTGACGACCTCGGCTGCTCGGGATCTGAAAGCAGCGTGCTCAGCTGCAGTCACCGACCTATAGGCCATGCCGACTGTGGACATGGCGAAGATGCGGGCGTTATTTGTCCCCATT ag
- the LOC128210817 gene encoding putative protein CRIPAK, which produces MPCRPTPHHQYNTPAVHCCRAGLPHCRQYNTTAKHHCRAGLVSCRQYNTTAVHYCRTDLFHCRQYNTTAKHHCRAGLVSCRQYNTTAVHYCRTDQPHCRQYNTPAVHCCRAGLPHCRQYYTTAKHSCRADLVLCRQYNIPAVHHCRAGLVLNRQYNTPAVHYLRAGLPHCRQYNTPAVHNNRAGLVHCHQYNTPAVHHCRAGLPNCRQYNTPAVHNNRAGLVHCHQYNTPAVHHCRAGLPNCRQYNTPAVHYCRAGLLHCRQFNTPAVHYCRAGLVHCRQYNTPAVHYCRSGLVLCRQIN; this is translated from the coding sequence ATGCCGTGCCGACCTACTCCACACCACCAGTATAACACACCTGCCGTGCATTGCTGCCGTGCCGGCCTTCCCCACTGCCGCCAGTATAACACAACTGCCAAGCATCACTGCCGTGCCGGCCTAGTCAGCTGCCGCCAGTATAACACAACTGCCGTGCATTACTGCCGTACCGACCTATTCCACTGCCGCCAGTATAACACAACTGCCAAGCATCACTGCCGTGCCGGCCTAGTCAGCTGCCGCCAGTATAACACAACTGCCGTGCATTACTGCCGTACCGACCAACCCCACTGCCGCCAGTATAACACACCTGCCGTGCATTGCTGCCGTGCCGGCCTTCCCCACTGCCGCCAGTATTACACAACTGCCAAGCATTCCTGCCGTGCCGACCTAGTCCTCTGCCGCCAGTATAACATACCTGCCGTGCATCACTGCCGTGCCGGCCTAGTCCTCAACCGCCAGTATAACACACCTGCCGTGCATTACTTACGTGCCGGCCTACCCCACTGCCGCCAGTATAACACGCCTGCCGTGCATAACAACCGTGCCGGCCTAGTCCACTGCCACCAATATAACACACCTGCCGTGCATCACTGCCGTGCCGGCCTACCCAACTGCCGCCAGTATAACACGCCTGCCGTGCATAACAACCGTGCCGGCCTAGTCCACTGCCACCAGTATAACACACCTGCCGTGCATCACTGCCGTGCCGGCCTACCCAACTGCCGCCAGTATAACACACCTGCCGTGCATTACTGCCGTGCCGGCCTTCTCCACTGCCGTCAGTTTAACACACCTGCCGTACATTACTGCCGTGCCGGTCTAGTCCACTGCCGCCAGTATAACACACCTGCCGTGCATTACTGCCGTTCCGGCCTAGTCCTCTGCCGccagataaattaa
- the LOC128210818 gene encoding uncharacterized protein LOC128210818 yields MTIDKYVILAIIWMDVGALALQCYSCQGTNDTSQCQTTACPEVCFKLKLASASGDSFAMGCASLQECSGSAPHHGGAGIVGRSVLGDCHECCSSDYCNFALCDHLDPSACVDDEAYDCAKLQSIYDICNGDAETAAETCPHFCNLCNYQPMVIKLDIKVGPGQQMTQIDFRGRRAKGHEQSDLYLDMVNKAFSSDISTMNVKLDMEAGHDQLMVPIEFRSHWIIGQGHSNLECENVV; encoded by the exons ATGACGATCGACAAAT ATGTGATTTTGGCCATTATCTGGATGGATGTGGGCGCTCTTG CCTTGCAGTGTTACTCCTGTCAAGGCACGAACGACACCAGCCAGTGTCAAACAACAGCATGTCCAGAG GTCTGCTTTAAACTGAAATTGGCAAGTGCCTCGGGAGACAGTTTTGCGATGGGTTGTGCTTCGTTGCAa GAGTGTTCAGGCTCGGCACCTCACCATGGGGGCGCGGGGATAGTCGGCCGATCAGTGCTGGGGGATTGCCATGAGTGCTGCTCCAGTGACTATTGCAACTTTGCTCTGTGCGACCATCTTGACC CATCTGCATGTGTTGATGACGAAGCTTATGACTGTGCAAAACTTCAATCCATATATGATATATGCAACGGGGATGCAGAGACGGCTGCGGAAACATGTCCTCACTTTTGTAATCTATGCAACTACC aacctatggtcatcaaactcgacataaaggttgggcctggccagcaGATGACCCaaattgattttaggggtcgtCGGGCCAAAGGTCATGAACAGAGTGACCTTTATCTCGATATGGTTAATAAAGCTTTTTCCAGTGATATCTCCACTATGaatgtcaaacttgacatggaggctgggcatGACCAGTTGATGGTCCCTATTGAATTCAGGAGTCATTGgatcataggtcaaggtcatagtaaccttgaatgtgaaaatgttgtttga
- the LOC128211969 gene encoding neurotrypsin-like, with the protein MICNNTPCNTVDGHWSTWASWGSCTVSCGGGYKQRHRYCNNPYPSQFGKVCIGSDIITVPCNTHECVKVRLTGGSGSTSGRVEVFMYGQWGTICDDSFDSTDAGVICVMLGHQRADAVAKSEAYFGQGSSSMLTLLDDLQCNGDEASIAECHHSVLEDCSHAEDAGVICATNGAVRLSGSSSTRYQGRVEIYLNHTWGTICDDSFDNEDAQVVCRMLGLYSSGAVAKGSAYFGPGSSSILLDDISCSGSESSVLSCSHSPIGTHNCGHGEDAGVICLH; encoded by the exons ATGATATGTAACAACACTCCCTGCAACACTGTTG ACGGGCATTGGTCTACCTGGGCGTCTTGGGGCTCATGCACTGTGTCATGTGGCGGAGGGTACAAGCAGAGGCATCGCTATTGTAACAACCCCTATCCCTCGCAGTTTGGAAAAGTATGCATAGGAAGTGACATTATCACTGTACCTTGCAATACCCACGAATGTGTCAAAG TTCGCCTCACAGGTGGATCAGGATCCACAAGTGGGCGTGTCGAGGTGTTCATGTATGGGCAATGGGGGACGATCTGTGACGACAGCTTTGACAGTACTGATGCTGGAGTTATTTGTGTAATGCTTGGCCATCAAAG GGCTGATGCGGTGGCAAAAAGTGAAGCTTATTTTGGACAGGGCTCAAGCTCCATGTTGACATTGCTGGACGATCTTCAGTGTAATGGAGACGAAGCATCAATTGCAGAATGCCATCATAGTGTTCTTGAAGACTGTTCTCATGCCGAAGATGCTGGTGTGATTTGTGCTACAA ACGGTGCAGTGAGACTGTCAGGATCAAGTTCTACCAGATATCAAGGCCGCGTTGAAATCTATCTGAATCACACGTGgggtacaatttgtgacgatTCGTTCGACAACGAGGATGCTCAGGTCGTTTGTCGCATGCTTGGCCTATACAG ttCGGGTGCAGTAGCGAAGGGCAGTGCATATTTTGGACCAGGATCTTCGAGTATTTTGCTTGACGACATCAGCTGCTCGGGATCTGAAAGCAGTGTGCTGAGTTGCAGTCACAGTCCTATAGGAACGCACAACTGTGGACATGGTGAAGATGCGGGCGTTATTTGTCTCCACT AA